The following coding sequences are from one Limnobacter sp. SAORIC-580 window:
- a CDS encoding DNA-binding protein — translation MTLSQSLYKQMNDVNSDDEIRQLILELMNQGLSTLEIYKKTCAILFYQHGIMPTPTRLYALVRKGSMSTPGKAIQEFLAQQKEKGRIELEIPEMPESLKTTFTEALKETWRIASQISSATAREQNEQHQRELNRFTQQIEQLDNKNQALESRIDEMAQILAEKDIHVSEMQKEIGEGKTKLSLESNRLAIATDQCEELKKQLDKARHDFIAESHRMSQEHEQGLARLKDHENRALMEIERERQAANKAIKDATNALKLREDELRQRDDKLLELASELEESRRDLSAAKTKLEMTTANLQTIRISYEEQTRINGQLKAQLEQLSAKQNITHPKNSRRKTMKQIHD, via the coding sequence ATGACTCTTAGCCAATCTCTGTACAAGCAAATGAACGATGTAAACTCTGATGATGAAATCCGTCAGCTAATCCTTGAATTGATGAACCAAGGCTTGTCCACACTGGAAATTTACAAGAAAACGTGTGCAATCCTTTTTTATCAACATGGAATAATGCCGACACCAACCAGACTCTATGCGTTGGTTAGGAAAGGGAGCATGTCAACGCCAGGTAAAGCAATACAGGAATTTTTAGCACAGCAAAAAGAGAAGGGCAGAATAGAACTGGAGATTCCAGAAATGCCAGAATCGCTGAAAACGACGTTCACAGAAGCGCTAAAGGAGACTTGGCGAATCGCCTCTCAAATTAGCTCCGCAACGGCTCGTGAACAAAATGAACAGCACCAAAGGGAATTAAATCGTTTCACTCAGCAGATCGAACAACTGGACAACAAAAATCAAGCTTTGGAGTCTCGCATCGATGAAATGGCGCAAATCCTCGCTGAGAAAGACATTCATGTATCGGAGATGCAAAAGGAGATTGGTGAGGGTAAAACCAAACTTTCGCTGGAATCGAACCGACTCGCAATCGCCACAGATCAGTGTGAGGAGTTGAAAAAACAACTAGATAAAGCCAGACACGACTTTATTGCTGAAAGCCACAGAATGTCACAGGAGCACGAACAGGGATTGGCCAGATTGAAAGACCACGAAAACCGGGCATTAATGGAGATTGAAAGAGAACGACAAGCAGCAAATAAAGCAATCAAGGATGCCACGAACGCCCTGAAACTCCGAGAGGATGAATTAAGACAACGGGACGACAAACTCCTTGAACTCGCATCGGAGCTTGAAGAATCTAGGCGAGATTTAAGCGCAGCAAAGACAAAACTTGAAATGACCACCGCAAATCTTCAAACGATCCGCATCAGCTATGAAGAACAAACCAGGATAAACGGCCAGCTTAAAGCTCAACTAGAACAACTCAGTGCAAAACAGAACATCACACATCCAAAAAATAGCCGCAGGAAAACCATGAAGCAGATTCATGATTGA
- a CDS encoding tyrosine-type recombinase/integrase, which yields MSFELIPSAFSKNPAFQISAFDGSTGVNRASGSRQIAANRDVDAISAWLMQFQTSKSTFDSYRKEAERLLLWSVLQLSKPLSSLVYEDLQAYRQFLLDPQPVDFWVSTPGRRFGRNDPRWRPFAGPLSASSQRQTLVILNSMFSWMVESGYLVGNPLALGKRRSSSSPKTVTRYLDPILWLEVKAFILELRSTDLPRYHRLRWLFSLFYLGGLRISEVSQGCMGDFYFRRAPDGNDLWWLRVVGKGNKERQIPISGEFLDELLLYRSYVQVSGLPSVGEQVPLFGSARNFRIRVGRSSIHGTVTDLFADVAAKLRMQGDMHAVRRASQLESASAHWLRHTAGSHMANSGVDLRVIRDNLGHASISTTSIYLHTDDDQRHADTSTAHRVAWSNS from the coding sequence TTGAGTTTTGAGCTTATTCCCAGTGCGTTTTCAAAGAATCCAGCATTCCAAATCAGTGCGTTTGATGGTTCTACTGGAGTAAATCGCGCCTCCGGTTCGCGTCAAATCGCTGCAAACCGGGATGTAGATGCTATTTCTGCATGGCTAATGCAATTTCAAACCTCAAAAAGTACATTTGACAGTTATCGCAAGGAGGCCGAGCGGCTACTGTTGTGGTCCGTTTTGCAGCTTTCCAAACCACTTTCCTCACTCGTGTATGAAGATCTTCAGGCCTATAGGCAATTCTTGTTAGACCCACAGCCTGTAGACTTTTGGGTGTCTACACCAGGACGTCGATTTGGGCGCAACGATCCACGGTGGCGTCCCTTTGCTGGGCCTTTGTCAGCAAGTAGTCAAAGGCAGACCTTGGTAATCCTTAATTCGATGTTTAGTTGGATGGTTGAGTCCGGGTATTTGGTGGGTAACCCGCTTGCTTTGGGCAAGCGCAGATCGTCGAGTTCGCCCAAAACTGTTACACGCTATCTTGATCCTATTCTATGGCTTGAGGTGAAGGCTTTTATTCTTGAATTGAGATCAACTGATCTGCCCAGGTACCATCGCTTGAGGTGGTTGTTTTCACTGTTTTACCTAGGTGGTTTGCGGATTTCAGAGGTTTCACAGGGTTGTATGGGGGACTTTTATTTCCGAAGAGCCCCAGACGGTAACGATTTGTGGTGGCTAAGGGTTGTTGGTAAGGGCAATAAAGAGAGACAAATTCCTATTTCAGGAGAGTTTCTTGATGAGTTGTTGCTGTATCGATCTTATGTTCAGGTGTCTGGTCTTCCGAGTGTAGGGGAGCAAGTTCCGCTGTTTGGTTCAGCCCGTAATTTTCGGATTAGGGTTGGTAGATCTTCCATACATGGGACTGTGACTGATTTGTTTGCAGATGTTGCGGCCAAGTTGCGCATGCAAGGAGATATGCACGCTGTACGTCGTGCATCTCAGCTTGAATCGGCTTCAGCCCATTGGCTTCGCCATACCGCTGGCTCTCACATGGCAAATTCAGGCGTTGATTTGAGAGTGATTCGGGACAATCTGGGGCATGCGTCAATCAGCACAACCTCTATTTATTTGCACACCGACGATGATCAGCGTCACGCCGATACTTCAACGGCTCACCGCGTTGCTTGGTCAAATTCATGA
- a CDS encoding helix-turn-helix domain-containing protein yields MQDVAKIFGSKVRAARKLRGLSQDELALRAEIDRSYMGRIERGEVRITLEKAYKLAATLGCDIKELLP; encoded by the coding sequence ATGCAAGACGTGGCAAAAATATTCGGCAGCAAAGTACGCGCAGCCAGAAAACTAAGGGGACTTTCTCAAGATGAATTGGCACTGAGAGCAGAAATTGATCGCAGCTATATGGGAAGGATTGAAAGGGGAGAGGTGCGTATCACCCTTGAAAAAGCCTACAAACTTGCAGCCACCCTCGGATGCGACATCAAAGAGTTGTTGCCGTAG
- a CDS encoding DEAD/DEAH box helicase: MKLRRWQSNCLTGALNWFKTQSHFMCLATPGSGKTRLSAELAKSLLQANKIDFVLTFAPSIEVAQNTSNTFTNVLGRRFDGQIGAIGGAYTYQSLLFIQADFWQIFDSHRVLVVLDEVHHCAGSDLSNSNSWGEQVLLRIQSKATFSIALSGTPWRSDDLPIVLAKYTDPEGKVRCDYEYGLAEAIHDGVCRNPKLVLIDHDRILLTNQQSGIQSFESFAELLSSNGITYDQLIQNPQAVHFMLNRGCQKLKEIRLTNPNAAGLVVARSVEHAHVIAAELSNTFAQSVKVVTYRDHDASKTIDAFRYSNEQWIVSVGMISEGTDIPRLQVCCHLSIVKTEMHFRQVLGRILRMTNDVDKDGWMFVFAEPTLVEFANELHHEIPESRVVQFDGSRPRIGAEQRIGRTFDASTKLNDYSEIRCNDDLHLTLQPEIFDSEQTRYSRTRLEWAGQFREQIIATFNSSF, encoded by the coding sequence ATGAAGCTGCGTCGATGGCAATCCAACTGTCTTACGGGTGCTTTGAACTGGTTCAAAACTCAGTCACATTTCATGTGCTTGGCAACGCCTGGGTCGGGTAAAACCCGGCTATCCGCAGAACTGGCTAAAAGTCTGCTCCAAGCAAATAAAATCGATTTTGTATTGACCTTTGCACCATCAATTGAAGTTGCACAAAACACCTCAAATACTTTCACCAATGTGCTTGGACGTCGATTTGACGGGCAAATTGGTGCAATAGGCGGCGCTTACACTTACCAAAGTTTGTTATTCATTCAAGCGGATTTTTGGCAGATATTCGATTCCCATCGTGTTTTAGTGGTCTTGGATGAGGTTCATCATTGTGCTGGCAGCGATCTTTCAAACTCAAATTCCTGGGGGGAACAGGTTTTGCTGAGAATTCAAAGTAAAGCCACTTTCAGTATTGCACTTAGTGGTACGCCTTGGCGAAGTGATGACTTGCCAATCGTACTTGCCAAATACACGGATCCTGAAGGCAAGGTTCGCTGTGATTATGAGTATGGTTTGGCCGAGGCAATCCACGATGGAGTTTGCCGAAATCCAAAGCTGGTCCTCATTGATCACGATCGTATTCTCTTGACGAATCAACAAAGCGGAATCCAGTCGTTCGAATCCTTTGCCGAGTTACTGAGCTCGAATGGCATTACCTATGACCAACTCATTCAAAATCCTCAGGCTGTTCATTTCATGCTGAATCGTGGGTGTCAAAAACTTAAGGAAATTCGCCTTACAAACCCCAATGCGGCTGGTCTTGTTGTGGCTCGATCGGTTGAGCATGCACACGTTATTGCCGCTGAGCTTTCAAATACATTCGCGCAGTCCGTGAAAGTGGTCACCTACAGAGATCACGATGCTTCGAAAACGATCGATGCATTTAGGTACTCTAATGAACAATGGATTGTTAGCGTTGGGATGATTAGCGAGGGTACTGATATTCCAAGGTTGCAAGTGTGTTGCCACCTCAGTATTGTCAAAACGGAAATGCATTTCCGACAGGTTCTGGGTCGAATATTGCGTATGACCAATGATGTCGATAAAGATGGTTGGATGTTTGTTTTTGCTGAGCCAACTCTAGTCGAATTTGCAAATGAGCTTCACCATGAAATCCCGGAGTCTCGTGTTGTTCAATTTGATGGTTCTCGTCCACGTATAGGCGCCGAACAGAGGATTGGCAGGACTTTTGATGCTTCAACAAAGCTCAACGACTATTCGGAAATTCGCTGCAATGATGATCTGCACCTAACGCTTCAACCAGAGATTTTCGATTCAGAACAAACGAGGTACTCCCGTACTCGGTTGGAATGGGCTGGTCAGTTTAGAGAGCAGATCATTGCAACATTCAATTCATCATTTTAG